In the genome of Bubalus kerabau isolate K-KA32 ecotype Philippines breed swamp buffalo chromosome 8, PCC_UOA_SB_1v2, whole genome shotgun sequence, one region contains:
- the LOC129659673 gene encoding translation initiation factor IF-2-like isoform X1 codes for MVRPRKGSGGTEGRVTQVDRQHLPGPPQAQGLALQPLSGRHPYRHRDSRYIVHMCPPGHKHQCKGQRNKESHEFAPTGTTQSRSAHSQGPHQQTAFTGATPGVPPPPGRGLPSDQKAGAPVWVSRGQDSHLTKARILRAQPQKGAQQEPRRLLAPASRPGWAGGPRFQRAGCPPSQLDTADGPRPRSGQAARVSARSRSPPCRPPISPSLAEAPPVPNGKAPLPARAERCAATAGTGSAASPLSTGHERGAAGAGGVWGWARPGPRPPSLALARPGNRAAAGAGPGMRTAASLAVKLTPGEGAGGQHPSPHPRRLSSATGL; via the exons ATGGTCAGGCCAAGGAAGGGATCTGGTGGTACTGAGGGGAGGGTCACTCAAGTCGACAGACAACACCTTCCTGGGCCACCCCAGGCCCAGGGCCTTGCCCTGCAGCCCCTCTCTGGAAGGCATCCTTACCGACACAGAGACAGCAGATACATAGTGCATATGTGTCCCCCGGGGCACAAGCACCAATGCAAAGGCCAGAGGAACAAGGAGTCACATGAATTTGCACCTACAGGCACAACTCAGTCACGATCTGCCCACTCACAAGGCCCTCACCAGCAGACTGCTTTTACAGGGGCGACCCCAGGTGTGCCCCCACCCCCGGGGCGGGGGCTGCCTTCAGACCAGAAAGCAGGGGCGCCAGTGTGGGTGTCCCGGGGCCAGGACTCCCATCTCACAAAGGCCAGGATCCTCAGGGCTCAGCCCCAGAAGGGCGCTCAGCAAGAGCCACGCCGCCTGCTGGCTCCTGCTTCCCGCCCCGGGTGGGCAGGAGGGCCCCGATTTCAGCGGGCAGGGTGCCCTCCTTCCCAGCTCGACACGGCCGATGGGCCCAGGCCGCGCTCCGGGCAGGCCGCGCGCGTGTCCGCCCGGAGCCGGAGTCCCCCCTGCCGTCCCCCCATCTCGCCTTCCCTTGCCGAAGCACCACCAGTACCAAATGGCAAAGCGCCTCTCCCCGCGCGCGCGGAGAGATGCGCCGCGACCGCCGGGACGGGCTCGGCAGCCTCCCCCCTCTCCACGGGGCACGAGCGGGGGGCGGCCGGCGctgggggggtgtgggggtgggcacGGCCCGGCCCGCGGCCGCCCTCCCTCGCCCTCGCCCGCCCGGGGAACCGGGCAGCGGCGGGAGCCGGCCCGGGCATGCGCACTGCTGCCTCCCTCGCGGTGAAG CTGACACCAGGAGAAGGTGCTGGTGGCCAGCACCCCAGCCCTCACCCCAGGAGGTTAAGCTCTGCTACAGGGCTCTGA
- the LOC129659673 gene encoding splicing factor, proline- and glutamine-rich-like isoform X2 yields the protein MVRPRKGSGGTEGRVTQVDRQHLPGPPQAQGLALQPLSGRHPYRHRDSRYIVHMCPPGHKHQCKGQRNKESHEFAPTGTTQSRSAHSQGPHQQTAFTGATPGVPPPPGRGLPSDQKAGAPVWVSRGQDSHLTKARILRAQPQKGAQQEPRRLLAPASRPGWAGGPRFQRAGCPPSQLDTADGPRPRSGQAARVSARSRSPPCRPPISPSLAEAPPVPNGKAPLPARAERCAATAGTGSAASPLSTGHERGAAGAGGVWGWARPGPRPPSLALARPGNRAAAGAGPGMRTAASLAVKSCTDVRVGP from the exons ATGGTCAGGCCAAGGAAGGGATCTGGTGGTACTGAGGGGAGGGTCACTCAAGTCGACAGACAACACCTTCCTGGGCCACCCCAGGCCCAGGGCCTTGCCCTGCAGCCCCTCTCTGGAAGGCATCCTTACCGACACAGAGACAGCAGATACATAGTGCATATGTGTCCCCCGGGGCACAAGCACCAATGCAAAGGCCAGAGGAACAAGGAGTCACATGAATTTGCACCTACAGGCACAACTCAGTCACGATCTGCCCACTCACAAGGCCCTCACCAGCAGACTGCTTTTACAGGGGCGACCCCAGGTGTGCCCCCACCCCCGGGGCGGGGGCTGCCTTCAGACCAGAAAGCAGGGGCGCCAGTGTGGGTGTCCCGGGGCCAGGACTCCCATCTCACAAAGGCCAGGATCCTCAGGGCTCAGCCCCAGAAGGGCGCTCAGCAAGAGCCACGCCGCCTGCTGGCTCCTGCTTCCCGCCCCGGGTGGGCAGGAGGGCCCCGATTTCAGCGGGCAGGGTGCCCTCCTTCCCAGCTCGACACGGCCGATGGGCCCAGGCCGCGCTCCGGGCAGGCCGCGCGCGTGTCCGCCCGGAGCCGGAGTCCCCCCTGCCGTCCCCCCATCTCGCCTTCCCTTGCCGAAGCACCACCAGTACCAAATGGCAAAGCGCCTCTCCCCGCGCGCGCGGAGAGATGCGCCGCGACCGCCGGGACGGGCTCGGCAGCCTCCCCCCTCTCCACGGGGCACGAGCGGGGGGCGGCCGGCGctgggggggtgtgggggtgggcacGGCCCGGCCCGCGGCCGCCCTCCCTCGCCCTCGCCCGCCCGGGGAACCGGGCAGCGGCGGGAGCCGGCCCGGGCATGCGCACTGCTGCCTCCCTCGCGGTGAAG tcatgtacagatgtgagagttggaccataa